In Pseudomonadota bacterium, the genomic stretch GAAATCGCTCTGGGGATGAAGCGAATGACCTATATCAAGGATGTGCCTCCGGCGGATTCCGATGATTTGCCTAAAGTTTCCATCATCATCCCGGCATGCAACGAGGCGGACACCATGGAGCCTGCCCTGCAATCGGTGCTGGCCCTTGATTATCCGGATCTGGAAATAATCGTTATAAACGATCGCTCAACCGACCGCACCGCCGATGTGTTAAAGGGCATGCAACACAAGCATTCAAGAATCAAAATCCATGAAATCACCGAGCTTCCCCCCGGCTGGATGGGAAAACTCCATGCCCTGCAATACGGCGCCGATCATGCCAAAGGTGAATACCTCCTGTTCACCGATGCCGACATTGTTTTTGAGAAATCAACGTTGAGAAGAGCAGTGGGGCATGTGCTGAAAAACCGCCTGGACCATCTGAGCATGTTTTTTGAAAATAAAGTCGCCGGCGGCATATTGAACGCCCTGTTTCTCGATGTCGGCGGCGGTCTGTTGATGCTCTTCAAGCCCTGGAAGGCAAAAGATAAAAAGAGCAAGAAATTCATGGGGGTCGGAGCATTCAACATGGTCAAGGCTTCCGCCTATGGGGCGATTGGCGGCCACAGTGCTTTTGCCATGCATCCCATCGACGATATCATGCTGGGAAAAGTGCTTAAAGAAAGAGG encodes the following:
- a CDS encoding glycosyltransferase, which codes for MSVLFWLSIISLGLTLAVSLEIALGMKRMTYIKDVPPADSDDLPKVSIIIPACNEADTMEPALQSVLALDYPDLEIIVINDRSTDRTADVLKGMQHKHSRIKIHEITELPPGWMGKLHALQYGADHAKGEYLLFTDADIVFEKSTLRRAVGHVLKNRLDHLSMFFENKVAGGILNALFLDVGGGLLMLFKPWKAKDKKSKKFMGVGAFNMVKASAYGAIGGHSAFAMHPIDDIMLGKVLKERGFAQDCIIGEKFLQVKWYGTVRDLIDGVMKNTFAVYDFSVPGVLAGCTLIFVMNILPLWGVIITTGTTRLIFGAAVLFRLMSLAHGFSHLKMPLWNSVWGLVTPYINIYLSIKAAVLTLRHNGISWRGTHYSLDEMKKQGGLF